One stretch of Bradyrhizobium canariense DNA includes these proteins:
- a CDS encoding cold-shock protein, translated as MAKGTVKWFNPTKGYGFIQPSSGGKDVFVHISAVEKAGLSTLNEGQTVEYEEVANRGKTSAENLKV; from the coding sequence ATGGCTAAAGGTACTGTTAAATGGTTCAACCCGACCAAGGGTTATGGATTTATCCAGCCCTCCAGTGGCGGCAAGGATGTTTTCGTTCATATTTCAGCGGTTGAGAAAGCCGGCCTGTCAACGCTCAACGAGGGGCAGACGGTTGAGTACGAAGAGGTAGCCAATCGCGGCAAGACCTCGGCCGAGAACCTCAAGGTTTAA
- the putA gene encoding bifunctional proline dehydrogenase/L-glutamate gamma-semialdehyde dehydrogenase PutA: MTSDATSLPQFKAPYAPDDRVIATGLLETARLDAAQEERIDRSATRLIDAIRANDDRLGGVEDMLREFALSTKEGLALMVLAEALLRVPDARTADHFIEDKLGQGDFLHHETQSSAFLVNASAWALGMSARVIQPGETPQGTIGRLAKRLGVPAVRAATRQAMRLMGSHFVLGETIEAALARAQPDSSRAPRYSYDMLGEGARTAADAERYFNSYASAIEAIGRAADRRPLPDRPGISVKLSALHPRYEAVSHSRVMTELAPRLIDLAQRAKAYDLNFTVDAEEADRLELSLDVIAAAFSDASLAGWDGFGLAIQAYQKRAGDVIDYVNSLAQTLDRRMMVRLVKGAYWDTEIKRAQERGLDDYPVFSRKAMTDLNYIACAQKLLTLRPRIFPQFATHNALTVATILELADDKGGFEFQRLHGMGEALYAQLSDDRPELAYRTYAPVGSHRDLLAYLVRRLLENGANSSFVALAADDKVPVTRLLRRPAAIIGTPDQARHPNIRLPRDLYRPQRTNSRGIEFGDRSALNKLLSDVAASKPVINEIADMSPETASDIVAAARAGFKAWSATAGKTRAEILEKAAALLEQRTAHFIALLQSEGGKTLDDALSEVREAADFCRYYAAEGRKLFGGIEEMPGPTGESNALRLRGRGVFIAISPWNFPLAIFSGQVTAALMAGNTVVAKPAEQTPLIGAEAVRLLHEAGIPSSALHLAQGDGRIGAALTAHPDIAGVVFTGSTEVARSINRTLAAKDGPIVPLIAETGGINAMIVDATALPEQVADDVVTSAFRSAGQRCSALRLLFIQDDVADRMIEMISGAANELKIGDVRDPSVHVGPVIDAEAKQRLDAHIARMKKQARVHFAGQAPEGNYVAPHIFELSDADQLTEEVFGPILHVVRYPADGLARVLQSIERSGYGLTLGIHSRIDDTIEDVIDRLSVGNIYVNRNMIGAVVGVQPFGGHGLSGTGPKAGGPHYLTRFAAEQTVTVNTAATGGNAALMSGEE, encoded by the coding sequence ATGACATCCGATGCCACCTCACTTCCGCAATTCAAGGCGCCGTATGCGCCGGACGATCGTGTGATCGCGACAGGGCTGCTTGAAACAGCGCGATTGGACGCGGCTCAGGAAGAACGGATCGACCGCTCGGCGACGCGCCTGATCGACGCCATTCGCGCCAATGATGACCGGCTCGGCGGCGTCGAGGACATGCTGCGCGAATTCGCGCTCTCGACCAAAGAAGGCCTTGCGCTGATGGTGCTCGCGGAGGCTTTGCTGCGCGTACCCGATGCCCGCACCGCCGATCATTTCATCGAAGACAAGCTCGGCCAGGGCGACTTCCTGCACCACGAGACCCAATCCAGCGCGTTCCTCGTCAATGCGTCGGCCTGGGCGCTGGGGATGTCAGCGCGCGTGATCCAGCCGGGGGAAACCCCGCAAGGCACCATCGGACGGCTCGCGAAACGGCTGGGCGTTCCGGCCGTGCGCGCCGCGACAAGGCAGGCGATGCGGCTGATGGGCAGCCACTTCGTGCTGGGGGAAACCATCGAGGCCGCGCTCGCACGGGCGCAGCCGGATTCGTCGCGCGCGCCACGCTATTCCTACGACATGCTCGGTGAAGGGGCGCGCACCGCCGCGGATGCGGAGCGCTATTTCAATTCCTACGCCAGCGCGATCGAAGCGATCGGCCGCGCCGCCGATCGCCGGCCTCTGCCCGACCGGCCCGGCATCTCGGTCAAGCTCTCCGCGCTGCATCCGAGATATGAAGCCGTGAGCCACAGCCGGGTGATGACGGAGCTCGCCCCGCGGCTGATTGATCTGGCACAACGGGCCAAGGCTTATGACCTCAATTTCACCGTCGATGCCGAAGAAGCTGACCGGCTGGAGCTATCGCTCGACGTGATCGCGGCAGCGTTCAGCGATGCATCGCTCGCGGGCTGGGACGGTTTTGGGTTGGCGATCCAAGCCTATCAGAAACGCGCAGGCGACGTGATCGACTACGTCAACAGCCTGGCGCAAACGCTGGACCGGCGAATGATGGTGCGCCTCGTCAAGGGCGCCTATTGGGACACCGAAATCAAGCGCGCGCAGGAGCGCGGCCTCGACGACTATCCGGTATTCAGCCGCAAGGCGATGACCGACCTGAACTACATCGCCTGTGCGCAAAAATTACTGACGCTGCGGCCCCGTATTTTCCCGCAATTCGCCACCCACAACGCGCTGACGGTCGCAACCATTCTCGAACTCGCCGACGACAAGGGCGGCTTCGAATTCCAGCGCCTGCACGGCATGGGGGAAGCGCTCTACGCGCAATTGAGCGATGATCGTCCGGAACTCGCCTATCGCACTTATGCACCGGTCGGCAGCCACCGCGACCTCCTCGCCTATCTGGTGCGGCGGCTTCTGGAGAACGGCGCCAACTCGTCCTTCGTGGCGCTAGCCGCCGATGACAAGGTTCCGGTGACGAGGCTGCTGCGCCGTCCGGCTGCGATCATTGGCACACCAGATCAGGCGCGGCATCCGAACATCCGATTACCGCGTGATCTTTATCGGCCGCAACGGACGAATTCACGCGGCATCGAATTCGGCGATCGCAGCGCACTGAACAAATTGCTTTCGGACGTTGCGGCAAGCAAACCTGTGATCAATGAGATCGCCGATATGAGTCCGGAGACCGCCAGCGACATCGTCGCCGCAGCCCGTGCAGGATTCAAAGCGTGGAGCGCTACGGCGGGGAAAACGCGCGCCGAAATTCTCGAGAAGGCGGCGGCTCTGCTGGAGCAGCGGACGGCGCACTTCATCGCGCTGCTGCAAAGCGAGGGCGGCAAGACCCTTGACGACGCGCTTTCGGAAGTCCGCGAAGCCGCTGATTTCTGCCGCTATTACGCCGCGGAAGGCCGCAAATTGTTCGGTGGGATCGAGGAGATGCCGGGACCTACCGGCGAGAGCAATGCGCTGCGGCTGCGCGGCCGCGGCGTGTTCATCGCGATATCGCCGTGGAATTTTCCGCTCGCGATCTTCTCGGGCCAGGTCACGGCGGCGCTGATGGCCGGCAACACAGTTGTCGCCAAGCCTGCCGAACAGACGCCGCTGATCGGAGCGGAGGCGGTCCGGCTGCTGCACGAGGCCGGTATACCCTCCTCGGCTTTGCATCTGGCGCAAGGCGACGGCCGTATCGGCGCGGCGCTGACAGCTCATCCCGACATCGCCGGCGTGGTCTTTACCGGCTCAACCGAGGTCGCAAGATCAATCAATCGAACGCTGGCCGCCAAGGATGGTCCGATCGTGCCGCTGATCGCGGAAACCGGCGGCATCAATGCGATGATCGTCGACGCCACCGCACTGCCCGAACAGGTCGCCGACGACGTCGTGACGTCGGCGTTCCGCTCGGCCGGCCAGCGCTGTTCGGCGCTCCGGCTGTTATTTATTCAGGATGACGTCGCTGACCGCATGATCGAGATGATCTCAGGCGCCGCGAACGAACTGAAAATCGGCGACGTGCGAGATCCTTCCGTGCATGTCGGGCCGGTAATCGATGCTGAAGCAAAACAGCGGCTGGACGCGCATATCGCACGCATGAAGAAACAGGCCCGGGTGCATTTTGCCGGGCAAGCTCCCGAAGGCAATTACGTGGCGCCGCACATTTTCGAATTGTCCGATGCCGATCAACTGACCGAGGAAGTGTTCGGACCCATTCTGCATGTGGTCCGCTACCCCGCTGACGGACTCGCGCGCGTGCTGCAATCGATCGAGCGCTCGGGTTACGGCCTGACGCTCGGCATTCACTCTCGCATCGACGATACCATCGAGGATGTGATCGACCGGCTTTCTGTCGGCAACATCTATGTCAACCGCAACATGATCGGCGCGGTGGTCGGGGTGCAGCCGTTCGGCGGCCATGGGCTGTCGGGCACCGGTCCAAAGGCCGGCGGGCCGCATTACCTGACACGGTTTGCCGCCGAACAGACCGTGACCGTGAACACGGCAGCCACCGGCGGCAATGCAGCGCTGATGTCGGGCGAGGAGTAA
- a CDS encoding CaiB/BaiF CoA transferase family protein, with protein MEDGIFEGLKVLDCASFIAAPAAATVLSDFGAKVIKIEPPGSGDPYRNLPNLPGYPHSEHNFAWLLEARNKRSLALDLSKPEGQAVLHRLVAEADVFITNFPPAVRGRLGISHAELAPLNPRLIYASFTGYGEKGEEANKPGFDSNAYWARSGLMDLVRADTDTTPARSVAGMGDHPCAMALYGAIVTALYKRERTGKGSHVSSNLMANGVWANGVLAQAKLCGAKFAERRPREHALNAVTNHYKCRDGRWIILSLLNEERQWPALTRCLGREDLMADARFATKPDRHKRSLELIKIFDEIFATRDLAEWRKRLDGNGLVFGVVGILDDIPNDRQMIDNNVLVPFEGDTMLTVNSPIWVEGSQKSQPRHPPDLGEHSDEVLREAGYDEAAIRQLRATGAVA; from the coding sequence ATGGAAGACGGCATCTTCGAAGGCCTCAAGGTTCTGGACTGCGCAAGCTTCATCGCAGCGCCCGCGGCCGCAACCGTGCTGTCGGATTTCGGCGCCAAGGTGATCAAGATCGAACCGCCCGGATCTGGCGATCCCTATCGCAACCTGCCGAATTTACCGGGATACCCGCATAGTGAGCACAATTTTGCGTGGCTGTTAGAGGCCCGCAACAAGCGAAGCCTCGCGCTCGACCTCAGCAAGCCGGAAGGCCAGGCAGTGTTGCATCGGCTTGTCGCCGAGGCCGATGTCTTCATCACCAATTTTCCGCCGGCGGTACGCGGCCGGCTTGGCATATCCCATGCCGAACTGGCCCCGCTGAACCCGCGCCTGATCTATGCGTCGTTCACCGGCTACGGTGAAAAGGGCGAGGAAGCCAACAAGCCCGGCTTCGACAGCAATGCCTATTGGGCGCGCTCGGGCCTGATGGACCTGGTGCGCGCGGATACCGATACCACACCGGCGCGCTCGGTCGCCGGCATGGGCGACCACCCCTGCGCGATGGCGCTATATGGCGCGATCGTTACCGCGCTCTACAAGCGCGAGCGCACCGGCAAGGGCTCGCATGTCAGTTCAAACCTGATGGCCAACGGTGTCTGGGCCAACGGCGTGCTCGCCCAGGCCAAATTATGCGGCGCCAAATTCGCCGAACGGCGTCCCCGCGAACACGCACTGAATGCCGTGACCAATCACTACAAATGCCGCGACGGCCGCTGGATCATCCTGTCGCTGCTCAACGAGGAGCGGCAATGGCCGGCGCTGACCCGCTGCCTGGGACGCGAGGATCTCATGGCTGACGCCAGATTCGCCACCAAACCTGACCGCCATAAGCGGTCGCTCGAACTGATCAAGATTTTCGACGAGATCTTTGCCACCCGGGATCTCGCGGAATGGCGCAAGAGACTCGACGGCAACGGCCTGGTGTTCGGCGTGGTCGGCATCCTCGACGACATCCCGAACGACAGGCAGATGATCGACAACAACGTGCTGGTGCCGTTCGAGGGCGACACCATGCTGACCGTCAACAGCCCGATCTGGGTCGAAGGCAGCCAGAAGTCACAGCCGCGGCATCCGCCAGACCTTGGCGAGCACAGCGACGAGGTCCTGCGCGAGGCCGGCTATGACGAGGCCGCGATCCGGCAATTGCGAGCAACCGGTGCAGTCGCCTGA
- a CDS encoding TetR/AcrR family transcriptional regulator, whose protein sequence is MTGKTDQKTSDRERPLMEATIRIIGRKGLDGVTHRAVAAEADMSVGAVTHHFGTRDALVDAALDYALAREVGRLRALALSLQSKAFDVETWIESLVSWYSRELKTQAEIHIACYEAFLAASRSPAHRPIVVEWFETWRQSAELALRAAGSSDPPGHASLFVSALIGILLQQLAAPRRGFQKEAKAALSELVGRLIAKK, encoded by the coding sequence ATGACCGGCAAAACCGACCAAAAGACAAGCGATCGCGAACGTCCTCTGATGGAGGCAACCATTCGCATCATTGGCCGAAAGGGGCTCGACGGCGTGACGCACCGGGCGGTCGCGGCCGAGGCCGACATGTCGGTTGGCGCGGTGACGCATCACTTCGGGACGCGCGATGCATTGGTCGATGCCGCGCTTGACTATGCCCTCGCCCGCGAAGTTGGCCGCTTGCGCGCGCTCGCGCTCAGCCTGCAGAGCAAGGCGTTCGACGTGGAGACATGGATCGAATCGCTCGTGAGCTGGTATTCCCGGGAGCTCAAAACCCAGGCCGAGATACATATCGCGTGCTATGAGGCGTTTCTGGCGGCATCCAGAAGCCCAGCTCATCGGCCGATCGTTGTCGAGTGGTTCGAGACCTGGCGGCAAAGCGCGGAGCTTGCGCTAAGGGCCGCCGGCTCGTCCGATCCTCCCGGTCATGCCAGCCTGTTCGTTTCCGCGCTGATCGGAATCCTGCTGCAGCAATTGGCGGCTCCACGCCGCGGTTTTCAGAAGGAAGCGAAAGCAGCCCTTTCGGAACTGGTCGGCCGTTTGATTGCGAAGAAATAG
- a CDS encoding MFS transporter: protein MAISEEPEGRASPVDVASASLVDVAEFIDEQPVGGFQLRLLLTCAAVLFLDGFDTQAIGYVAPAIAKEWGLTKGALGPVFSAGLFGLMIGALLFGPLADRIGRKKIIVFSTIAFGIGTLITAFVHGVDMLLTMRFLTGLGLGGAMPNAVAMTSEFNPRRRRATMVMIMFCGFSVGAALGGFLAAALIPKFGWRSVFIVGGAAPLLLAPILMLRLPESVRFLVLTGRAHRRVAELLASISPKTLFASATQFVVREPELTGIPVVHLFKSGRTLVTLLLWVVFFMSLLDLYFLSNWLPTVLNDLGASVSEAAVIGSMLQVGGIVGTFALGSIIDRFSFRALALVYFIAVFAVGAIGQLGHSAVLVTVAIFAAGFCIVGGQIAANALAAGFYPTAVRATGVGWALGIGRVGSIVGPLVGGALLSMKWSAADVFITAAVAALCAALAAFSLSRLVAAGGGGQEGRADQVSPFHDTLHPVTTART, encoded by the coding sequence ATGGCGATTTCGGAAGAACCGGAGGGCCGCGCATCGCCCGTCGATGTCGCCAGCGCATCGCTGGTCGATGTCGCTGAGTTTATCGACGAACAGCCGGTCGGCGGATTTCAGCTCAGGCTGCTGCTGACCTGCGCGGCGGTCTTGTTTCTCGACGGTTTTGACACCCAGGCCATCGGTTATGTCGCGCCGGCGATAGCCAAAGAATGGGGTCTGACCAAGGGCGCGCTGGGCCCGGTGTTCAGCGCGGGCCTGTTCGGGCTGATGATCGGTGCGTTGCTGTTTGGCCCATTGGCCGATCGCATCGGGCGCAAGAAGATCATTGTGTTCTCGACGATCGCGTTCGGCATCGGCACGCTGATCACGGCGTTCGTCCACGGCGTTGATATGCTGCTTACGATGCGGTTTCTGACGGGCCTTGGTCTCGGCGGTGCAATGCCGAATGCCGTTGCGATGACGTCCGAGTTCAATCCCCGCCGCCGCCGCGCCACCATGGTGATGATCATGTTCTGCGGCTTCTCGGTCGGGGCCGCGCTCGGCGGCTTTCTCGCCGCCGCGCTGATTCCAAAGTTCGGCTGGCGCTCGGTTTTTATCGTTGGCGGCGCCGCTCCGTTATTGCTTGCGCCGATCCTGATGCTGCGGTTGCCGGAATCCGTACGCTTCCTGGTGCTGACTGGGCGCGCGCATCGGCGGGTCGCCGAATTGCTTGCATCGATCAGCCCGAAGACTTTGTTCGCCTCGGCAACGCAGTTCGTCGTGCGCGAACCGGAATTGACCGGAATTCCGGTGGTGCATCTATTCAAGAGTGGAAGAACCCTGGTCACGCTATTGCTGTGGGTGGTGTTCTTCATGAGCCTTCTCGATCTCTATTTCCTGTCGAACTGGCTGCCCACGGTTCTCAACGATCTCGGCGCCTCGGTATCGGAGGCGGCCGTGATCGGGTCGATGTTGCAGGTCGGCGGCATTGTCGGCACGTTTGCGCTCGGCAGCATCATCGACCGCTTCTCGTTTCGCGCCCTGGCGCTGGTCTATTTCATCGCCGTTTTCGCGGTAGGCGCGATCGGCCAGCTCGGGCACTCCGCCGTACTGGTCACGGTGGCGATTTTCGCCGCCGGCTTCTGCATCGTCGGTGGCCAGATCGCGGCCAATGCGCTGGCTGCGGGGTTCTACCCGACCGCAGTCCGGGCCACCGGCGTCGGCTGGGCGCTCGGGATCGGCCGGGTCGGCTCCATCGTCGGCCCGCTGGTCGGGGGCGCGTTGCTGAGCATGAAATGGAGCGCTGCCGACGTCTTCATCACGGCCGCGGTCGCCGCCCTCTGTGCGGCGTTGGCGGCGTTTTCCCTCAGCCGCCTTGTGGCCGCGGGAGGCGGCGGCCAGGAGGGGAGAGCGGATCAAGTGTCACCATTTCATGATACACTGCATCCGGTGACGACAGCGCGCACCTAA
- a CDS encoding flavin-dependent oxidoreductase has product MDDIIIVGGGVGGLTLGLALHAAGIPCRIFESVAEIRPIGVGINLLPHATKELAALGLETALSKVAIETADATFFNRFGQLIYQEPLGRAAGYEQPQFSIHRGDLQMALLDAFRARAGHDRFVTNHHCIGVGQDDSGVDVHFSDGPGGTNRSTVRGHLVIACDGINSAIRKQFFPSEGEPRYSGVNMWRGVTRWKPMLSGASMVRAGWLSHGKMVIYPIRSAGADGLQLINWVAEIETPVYRKRDWNRPGSLDDFIGAFADWHFDWLDVPAFIRAADSVLEFPMVDQDPLPRWSFGRATLLGDAAHPMVPRGSNGAGQAILDARVLTSALLENTDPVAALASYEKQRLEATTRIVLTNRSNPPDAILREVFQRTHDQPFGAIEDVISRDELVALSEGYKRIAGYSKDALRG; this is encoded by the coding sequence ATGGACGACATCATTATTGTCGGGGGCGGCGTTGGCGGCCTGACTCTCGGGCTTGCGCTGCACGCAGCCGGCATTCCCTGCCGGATATTCGAGTCGGTTGCCGAAATCAGGCCGATCGGCGTCGGCATCAATTTGCTGCCGCATGCCACCAAGGAACTTGCCGCGCTCGGTCTCGAAACCGCGCTGTCGAAAGTTGCAATCGAGACTGCGGATGCGACCTTCTTCAATCGCTTCGGGCAGTTGATCTATCAGGAACCGCTGGGCCGAGCGGCCGGTTACGAGCAGCCGCAATTCTCCATTCATCGCGGCGATTTGCAGATGGCGTTGCTCGATGCCTTCCGCGCCCGCGCCGGTCATGATCGGTTTGTCACCAACCATCACTGCATCGGCGTGGGACAGGACGATTCCGGCGTCGACGTGCACTTTTCCGATGGGCCGGGAGGAACGAACCGCAGCACGGTGCGCGGTCACCTGGTGATCGCCTGCGACGGCATCAACTCCGCAATCCGCAAGCAATTCTTCCCGAGCGAAGGCGAGCCGCGTTATTCCGGCGTCAACATGTGGCGCGGTGTGACCCGATGGAAGCCGATGCTGTCAGGCGCGAGCATGGTGCGGGCGGGCTGGCTGTCGCATGGCAAGATGGTGATCTACCCGATCCGTTCTGCCGGTGCTGACGGGTTGCAACTGATCAACTGGGTCGCCGAGATCGAGACGCCGGTTTATCGCAAGCGCGACTGGAACCGGCCCGGTTCGCTCGACGATTTCATTGGCGCATTCGCCGACTGGCATTTCGACTGGCTCGATGTCCCCGCGTTCATTCGCGCGGCCGATAGTGTGCTGGAATTTCCGATGGTCGATCAGGACCCGCTGCCGCGCTGGAGTTTTGGCCGGGCGACGCTGCTCGGCGACGCTGCCCATCCGATGGTGCCGCGCGGCTCCAACGGTGCCGGCCAGGCGATCCTGGATGCGCGGGTGCTGACATCGGCACTGCTCGAAAATACCGATCCGGTTGCCGCGCTCGCTTCCTACGAGAAGCAACGCCTCGAAGCCACCACACGCATCGTACTGACCAATCGCAGCAATCCGCCTGACGCCATCCTGCGCGAGGTGTTTCAGCGTACCCACGACCAGCCTTTTGGCGCGATCGAGGATGTCATCAGCCGCGACGAGCTTGTCGCGCTGTCGGAAGGCTACAAGCGGATCGCCGGCTATTCGAAGGATGCATTGCGCGGGTGA
- a CDS encoding Crp/Fnr family transcriptional regulator, protein MAIEKCINEFDVGDVIFEEGSTGRELFVVLDGQVEIAKINGARKTVIVTLGKGEFFGEMAVIDGSARSATAICAAPHTRVMRINHARFVYLVSQQPAFALMVMDALSKRLRASNAVNYRAATP, encoded by the coding sequence ATGGCCATCGAAAAGTGCATCAACGAATTTGACGTGGGAGATGTCATTTTTGAGGAAGGCTCGACCGGGCGCGAGCTGTTCGTGGTGCTCGACGGCCAGGTCGAGATTGCCAAGATCAATGGCGCCCGCAAGACCGTGATCGTCACGCTCGGCAAGGGCGAATTCTTCGGCGAGATGGCCGTCATCGACGGCTCGGCCCGCTCCGCCACCGCGATCTGCGCTGCGCCGCACACCCGCGTGATGCGGATCAATCACGCCCGCTTCGTCTATCTCGTCAGCCAGCAGCCGGCCTTCGCGTTGATGGTGATGGATGCACTCAGCAAGCGGCTGCGGGCATCCAATGCCGTCAACTACAGAGCGGCGACGCCATGA
- a CDS encoding MBL fold metallo-hydrolase, which yields MSDRKPSPFPILLENDVCSLIKAAEDVYQIRFKNRAANAYLVRGSSRTIMIDVGLSTNYPHLLQCLEHAGCPFDKIDMVILSHEHLDHIGAAYHFAGRTIIAAHRLAANKIMLRDDFSMLRKMFNEPNVPINVDIWLEEGNLIDLGNFRLNVMYTPGHTSACISLYDQEKGLLFAADTLMPGGVMGGVFGSGSISDYIQSLERLKGLNSRILLSGHGRLSDTPQDDVRIAIQRSHALLSDTAQLFDALDARSNFEPIMQSVRDLNKLDDG from the coding sequence ATGAGCGACCGCAAACCCAGCCCGTTTCCGATCCTGTTGGAGAACGACGTCTGTTCGCTGATCAAGGCGGCCGAGGACGTCTACCAGATTCGTTTCAAGAACCGCGCCGCCAATGCCTATCTGGTGCGTGGCAGTTCGCGGACGATCATGATCGATGTCGGATTATCGACCAACTATCCGCACTTGCTGCAATGCCTCGAACATGCCGGTTGCCCGTTCGACAAGATCGACATGGTGATTCTCAGCCATGAGCATCTCGATCACATCGGCGCGGCCTATCATTTCGCCGGCCGCACCATCATCGCCGCGCATCGCCTCGCCGCCAACAAGATCATGCTGCGCGACGACTTCTCGATGCTGCGCAAAATGTTCAACGAGCCGAACGTGCCGATCAATGTCGACATCTGGCTGGAAGAAGGCAATCTGATCGATCTCGGCAACTTCCGTCTCAACGTCATGTACACGCCGGGCCACACCTCGGCCTGCATCAGCCTGTACGATCAGGAGAAGGGGCTGCTGTTCGCCGCCGATACATTAATGCCCGGCGGGGTGATGGGCGGCGTGTTCGGGTCGGGCAGCATCAGCGACTACATCCAGTCGCTGGAGCGGCTGAAGGGATTGAACTCGCGAATATTGTTATCCGGCCATGGCCGCTTGTCCGACACGCCGCAGGACGATGTCCGGATCGCGATTCAACGGTCGCATGCGCTGCTGTCGGACACCGCGCAGCTGTTCGATGCACTCGACGCGCGGTCGAATTTCGAACCGATCATGCAATCGGTGCGCGACCTCAACAAGCTCGACGATGGGTGA
- a CDS encoding TPM domain-containing protein, giving the protein MGIRRIGKHLLAHRWQARRLFPRKVLTAIEQAIKAGEATHSGQIRFVVEGALDGAPLFRDQPARDRAIDIFSQLRIWDTAHNNGVLIYLLLADHNVEIIADRGIDAKVGAAGWEKICAEMETDFKAGNFETGVIRGIGAVSRQLAKYFPAHGKGPNELPDAPVVM; this is encoded by the coding sequence ATGGGCATCAGGCGCATCGGCAAACATCTTCTGGCGCATCGTTGGCAAGCAAGGCGCCTGTTCCCACGAAAGGTGCTGACTGCGATCGAGCAGGCGATCAAGGCAGGCGAAGCCACCCATTCCGGCCAGATCCGTTTTGTCGTGGAAGGGGCGCTGGATGGCGCGCCGCTGTTTAGGGATCAGCCGGCCCGCGATCGCGCGATCGATATTTTTTCGCAGCTGCGCATCTGGGATACCGCGCACAACAACGGCGTCTTGATCTATCTGCTGCTGGCCGACCACAATGTCGAGATCATCGCCGATCGCGGCATCGATGCGAAAGTCGGCGCAGCCGGCTGGGAAAAAATCTGCGCCGAGATGGAGACTGATTTCAAGGCAGGCAATTTCGAGACCGGCGTGATCCGGGGTATCGGAGCGGTGTCGCGGCAACTGGCGAAATATTTCCCCGCGCATGGCAAGGGGCCGAATGAGCTGCCGGACGCCCCGGTGGTGATGTGA
- a CDS encoding TPM domain-containing protein, with amino-acid sequence MNVARASLVALLICWAFAALADVAVPPLTGRVVDQTGTLSSDDIASLTQTLKDFEARKGSQIAVLIVPTTAPETIEQYSIRVAEAWKIGRKKIDDGAILLVAKDDHKLRIEVGYGLEGALTDVTARRIIDEIITPKFRSGDFAGGISEGVHRILGVVDGEPLPAPEPQQSFGGQDRFDILFNPLILFGVFVVGAVLRTLLGRLIGSVATGGVVGLVAWLAIGPLAFCLIAAFVAFVFAMFAGSMAASNGRGGNWSGGGYGGSFSGRSSSSDSGGFSGGGGSFGGGGASGSW; translated from the coding sequence ATGAACGTTGCAAGAGCCTCCCTCGTTGCGCTGCTGATATGCTGGGCCTTCGCGGCGCTGGCTGATGTCGCGGTGCCGCCGCTCACCGGGCGGGTGGTCGATCAGACCGGCACGCTGAGCAGCGACGACATCGCCTCGCTGACCCAAACCCTGAAGGACTTCGAGGCGAGGAAGGGCAGTCAGATCGCGGTGCTGATCGTGCCGACGACGGCGCCCGAAACCATCGAGCAATATTCGATCCGGGTCGCCGAAGCCTGGAAGATCGGGCGCAAGAAAATCGATGACGGCGCGATTCTGCTTGTTGCGAAAGACGATCACAAGCTTCGCATCGAGGTTGGCTACGGCCTCGAAGGCGCACTGACCGACGTCACGGCCAGACGCATCATCGATGAGATCATCACGCCGAAATTCAGAAGCGGAGATTTTGCCGGCGGAATTTCCGAAGGCGTTCATCGGATCCTCGGCGTTGTCGATGGCGAACCATTACCCGCGCCGGAACCGCAGCAAAGCTTCGGCGGCCAGGACCGTTTCGATATTCTTTTCAATCCCCTCATTCTCTTTGGCGTCTTTGTTGTCGGCGCGGTGCTGCGGACCCTGCTGGGCAGGTTGATCGGCTCGGTGGCGACCGGTGGCGTTGTCGGTCTGGTGGCGTGGCTTGCGATCGGACCGCTGGCGTTCTGTCTCATTGCGGCGTTCGTTGCCTTTGTCTTTGCGATGTTCGCCGGCAGCATGGCGGCGTCGAATGGCCGAGGCGGCAACTGGTCCGGCGGTGGCTATGGCGGTTCGTTTTCCGGTAGGAGTAGTTCGAGCGACAGCGGCGGGTTCAGCGGCGGCGGCGGCAGTTTCGGCGGCGGCGGCGCGTCAGGAAGCTGGTAG